One part of the Parambassis ranga chromosome 8, fParRan2.1, whole genome shotgun sequence genome encodes these proteins:
- the LOC114440017 gene encoding serine/threonine-protein kinase WNK4-like isoform X2, with the protein MLPWNPNNDNKNGEEEKEAEEESVFNHTITPVTMTASKDNLTDQSEVTVMPPASQDSSSESGEEAGAVLSDSNREVLLWQQREKEERDEEEMRAVASSPDGRFLKFNIEIGRGSFKSVYKGLDTETTVEVAWCELQTHRLSKAERERFNEEVEMLKTLQHPNIVRFFDSWKATLKGHKCTILVTELMTSGTLKTYLRRFREMKLKLLQRWSFQILKGLQFLHSRCPPILHRDLKCDNVFITGPSASVKIGDLGLATLKKASFAKSVIGTPEFMAPEMYEEKYDEAVDVYAFGMCILEMATSEYPYSECQNAAQIYRKVTNGIKPDSFFKVTVPELKEIIEGCIRPNSSERFTVQDLLDHRFFQEELGVRVELAEEDDGSKAALKLWLRMDDNKKLHGKYKDNNAIEFPFELYKDVPEEVAQEMVILGFVCEADYKLVAKAIRYTVTDIKRQREKQRRLLEETVNNQKEAVNEEEPDPVSEPPEPSTQKPAAQSVTNMSAAVMAASQDLSWKKTPSLTSSVMSSSSNPDGEDNEKTVKHTSYSSATSDCDTEKVNVPPPPVTNYTPAPVAQEAPRLLSHPPVNRTQSKAPPFPVLRFPKSIAVSQNAERPPPACGFSSPVDSCTSDVTSGLSDGTDGQSDKGSQETAKRAAIKQFRRKSRARLKITGVSDMVDRVVECQLQTHDNKMVAFKFDLDGDNPEDIASVMIHRDFILRSEQEGFVLRMYDIIKRAESMMHQQPADRSLPFVQKNLSAQSLSRTLSSSSLPDIDDAELSPLKGDFYVDPEATPPVRPLRSQSFHTSSPSSYQSPIYPLNYPHTDSTAPPPPLHRSPAPQYHLSSQTYSTYTASFPAQSPVPQLPRVQSNPSLYTPPSSSSVPPPPLSPSHPPPPPSQWPPPDQPLFSLANVLSLAMSVAHSFMPPPGASNQVFRPHSQSLPAPILTPQATLSPPMSPSLAPKAHHPNHTLLSTSFSPQPPYVLQTPQTAPSSDSQQRASTRWTPDIPQRHSPVQLKVGLAPPPYGSETVSVPNLTSTPTHRGELSDSSTSSTSPPPSMLHNKVSPPLSPSLRLSPIPEGKKPPVFSVGRFQVTPSKDASVAQHHEPRPLSQATPTAHSPPPTRKNQREGNVESSTEEQTESDSSISTVTGHVLGYHDKPGGQEEEEQKRRSGSHKLSVSLWEGSAGSPGQSGSGFSQSFSRSATYSSDDSESENEDMWKELHDLRDRHLVEVQALQVNQKQEIEDLYRKMGKVPPPGIVPPAAMLNHRQRRLSKSGNYPISRKNSLQRLDLMHPAGIMRKSSVSGSSSGSQERAGKGVTFAPEHSYI; encoded by the exons ATGCTGCCCTGGAACCCtaacaatgacaacaaaaatggtgaagaagaaaaggaagcagaagaagagTCTGTCTTTAATCATACTATTACTCCTGTTACCATGACAGCCTCAAAAGACAATctcactgaccaatcagaggtgACAGTGATGCCTCCTGCCAGTCAGGACAGCAGCTCAGAGTCGGGCGAGGAGGCGGGCGCTGTGCTGTCGGACTCTAACAGGGAggtgttactatggcaacagagggagaaggaggaacGCGATGAAGAGGAGATGCGGGCCGTGGCCTCGTCTCCTGATGGACGATTCCTCAAATTTAACATTGAGATTGGACGAGGATCTTTCAAGTCAGTTTACAAAGGACTGGACACTGAGACCACAGTGGAAGTGGCCTGGTGTGAACTGCAG ACCCACCGTCTGAGCAAGGCTGAGCGTGAGCGCTTCAATGAGGAGGTGGAGATGCTGAAAACTCTGCAGCACCCAAACATCGTCCGATTCTTTGACTCCTGGAAGGCAACGCTGAAGGGCCACAAATGCACTATCCTGGTGACGGAGCTCATGACATCTGGGACACTCAAGAC GTACCTGCGCAGGTTCCGTGAGATGAAGCTGAAGTTGCTGCAGCGTTGGAGCTTCCAAATCCTAAAGGGGCTTCAGTTCCTGCACTCGCGCTGCCCCCCCATCCTGCACCGAGACCTCAAGTGTGACAACGTCTTTATCACCGGACCCAGTGCCTCCGTCAAGATTGGAGACTTAGGCCTTGCCACACTTAAGAAGGCTTCATTCGCCAAGAGTGTCATTG GGACTCCGGAGTTCATGGCTCCAGAAATGTATGAGGAGAAGTACGACGAGGCCGTGGATGTTTACGCCTTCGGTATGTGCATACTAGAGATGGCGACTTCTGAGTATCCATACTCTGAGTGTCAGAATGCTGCTCAGATCTACCGAAAGGTCACCAAT ggAATCAAACCAGACAGTTTCTTCAAAGTAACAGTCCCTGAGTTGAAGGAGATTATTGAGGGCTGCATCCGACCCAATAGCAGTGAAAG GTTCACGGTTCAGGACCTGCTAGACCATCGGTTCTTCCAGGAGGAGCTGGGTGTTCGGGTGGAGCTGGCTGAGGAAGATGATGGCTCAAAAGCAGCTCTGAAGCTCTGGCTCCGGATGGATGACAACAAGAAGCTTCACGGCAAATACAAAGACAACAACGCTATTGAGTTTCCGTTTGAGTTGTACAAAGACGTCCCAGAGGAAGTGGCCCAGGAGATG GTGATTTtagggtttgtgtgtgaggcCGACTATAAACTGGTTGCCAAGGCAATCAGGTACACAGTGACGGATATAAAGCGTCAGCGGGAGAAACAGCGCCGCTTGCTGGAGGAAACTGTCAACAACCAGAAGGAAGCTGTAAATGAGGAGGAGCCTGACCCTGTCTCTGAACCACCTGAACCGTCCACCCAGAAGCCTGCAGCTCAATCAGTCACAAatatgtctgctgctgtgatggcaGCCAGTCAG GACCTGTCCTGGAAAAAGACCCCAtctctgacatcatcagtgatgtcatcaagcAGCAACCCAGATGGAGAAGACAATGAAAAGACTGTGAAACACACCTCCTACTCTTCAGCTACCT CGGACTGTGACACAGAGAAAGTTAATGTCCCGCCTCCACCTGTTACAAACTACACCCCTGCTCCTGTGGCTCAGGAAGCCCCTCGACTTTTATCCCATCCCCCCGTGAACCGAACACAATCTAAAGCTCCACCCTTCCCTGTACTACGTTTCCCCAAG AGCATTGCTGTGTCCCAAAATGCAGAGCGGCCCCCACCAGCATGTGGCTTCTCCTCACCTGTGGACAG CTGCACCTCTGATGTGACCTCAGGTTTGAGTGATGGCACTGATGGCCAATCAGATAAAGGCAGTCAGGAGACCGCCAAAAGGGCAGCTATAAAGCAGTTCAGGAGGAAATCGAGGGCTCGACTGAAAATCACAGGG GTGTCTGATATGGTGGACCGGGTGGTTGAGTGTCAGCTGCAGACTCACGACAATAAAATGGTGGCATTCAAGTTTGACCTCGATGGAGACAATCCAGAGGACATTGCATCAGTGATG atcCACAGAGACTTCATCCTGCGCTCAGAGCAAGAAGGATTTGTCCTTCGCATGTATGACATAATCAAGAGGGCGGAGTCAATGATGCATCAGCAGCCAGCAGATAGAAGCTTACCA TTtgtacagaaaaacctgtcagCACAGAGCCTCTCCAGAACTCTGTCTTCATCCTCATTACCTg ACATTGATGATGCTGAGCTGTCCCCATTGAAGGGTGACTTCTATGTTGACCCTGAGGCCACACCCCCTGTTAGACCATTAAGATCACAGTCCTTTCACACCTCATCAC CTTCATCATATCAGTCCCCAATCTACCCTCTCAATTACCCCCACACAGACtccactgctcctcctcctcctcttcaccgcTCTCCTGCTCCCCAGTATCACCTGTCGTCACAGACCTATTCCACTTACACTGCCTCTTTTCCCGCACAAAGCCCCGTCCCCCAGCTCCCTCGAGTCCAAAGCAACCCTTCACTCTATAcaccaccctcctcttcctcagtgcccccacctcctctttccccttcccatcctcctcctcctccttctcaatGGCCTCCACCTGATcagcctctcttttctctgGCCAACGTGCTCTCCCTGGCAATGAGTGTGGCACATTCCTTCATGCCCCCACCAGGGGCCTCAAACCAGGTCTTTCGTCCCCACTCTCAATCCTTGCCTGCACCAATCCTGACCCCTCAAgccactctctctcctccgaTGTCTCCATCTTTAGCTCCTAAAGCACATCACCCAAACCACACCCTTTTATCCACTTCCTTCTCCCCCCAGCCACCATATGTTCTCCAAACACCTCAGACAGCCCCCTCATCAgacagccagcagagggcatCAACCAGATGGACCCCAGACATACCTCAG cGTCACAGTCCAGTTCAGCTGAAGGTCGGCTTGGCTCCGCCCCCTTATG GCTCAGAGACCGTTTCTGTTCCCAATCTGACCAGCACTCCCACTCACAGAGGGGAGCTCTCCGACTCTTctacctcctccacctctccacctCCATCAATGCTGCACAACAAA gtgtcccctcctctctccccatCCCTCAGACTGTCCCCTATACCTGAAG GGAAGAAACCTCCAGTCTTCTCCGTTGGTCGTTTCCAGGTGACACCTTCTAAAGATGCGTCAGTTGCACAACATCACGAGCCACGCCCACTCAGCCAGGCCACACCCACTGCTCACTCCCCTCCTCCCACCAGGAAGAATCAAAGAGAAGGCAATGtggaaagcagcacagaggagcagactgaatcagacagcagcatcagcacagTGACTGGTCATGTTCTGGGTTACCATGACAAACCTGGAggtcaggaggaagaggagcagaagaggaggagtgggagTCACAAGCTGAGCGTCAGTCTGTGGGAGGGGTCAGCCGGAAGTCCTGGACAGAGTGGCAGCGGTTTCAGCCAATCCTTTAGTCGTTCTGCGACCTACAGTTCTGATGACTCTGAGAGCGAGAATGAGGATATGTGGAAGGAGCTCCATGATCTCCGTGACAG ACACCTGGTGGAGGTTCAGGCCCTGCAGGTCAATCAGAAGCAAGAGATCGAGGACTTGTACCGGAAGATGGGTAAAGTCCCACCGCCTGGGATCGTCCCACCGGCTGCCATGTTGAACCATCGCCAACGCCGTCTCTCCAAGTCTGGGAACTACCCTATTTCCCGCAAAAACAGCCTGCAGAGGCTGGACTTAATGCACCCTGCAG GTATCATGAGGAAAAGCTCGGtcagcggcagcagcagtggaTCTCAGGAGAGAGCAGGGAAAGGGGTAACCTTTGCCCCTGAACACAGCTACATA tga